Part of the Pyxidicoccus trucidator genome is shown below.
ATGGGTATGAGGACGAGAGCAACCCTCACCGCGGCCGTGCTGGCGCTGGGCCTTCCGGGCGTGGCGGCGGCCGTGAAGCCGGGCGAGTCGCTGTACGTGAAGGCGAAGAACACGCGGGTGATGGAGAGCCCGTCCCCCACCGTGAATGTGGTGGTCATCCTCCAGCCGGGGGAGCAGGTGACATGGGAGGGCGGGGACGCGAAGAACAAGCAGTGGCACCGGGTGACGGCGCCGGGCGGGAAGAAGGGCTTCGTGTTCCAGACCAACCTGTCCACCACCGCGCCCAGCATGGAGCTGGTGACGGACAAGGGCGGCAAGCAGCGGGTGGACCCGAAGAAGTTCGTCGCCAGCGGCGCCGCGGTGAAGGCGCTCAGCCCCGGAGCCGAGAAGTACGGCAATGGCAAGGAAGGGGACTACGCGAAGGCCGTCGCGGACATCAAGGCGCTGGAGGACCTGGCCAAGAAGCTGACGACCCAGGACATCTCCCGCCACGTGGCGGAGGTGGGGCTGTTCCCGGTCGTCGGCCCCAGCGACAAGGTGGCGAAGTCCACGCCGACGAAGGCTCCCGCGTCTGGGAAGAAGGGGAACAAGTAATGGGCCTGCGACTGACGGTGCTCGCGGCGCTGGGCGTGGGCGTGCTGGCGGCCCCCTGTGGCGGCTTCAACGCCAACAACCTGACCAAGGGCGCGAACGTGCTCGGGAAGGCGGGCGACACGGCGGAGAAGATGGGGGACTGCAAGAAGCTGGATGTCGACCCCAGCGTCAGCGAGGAGTACGCCCTGGGCGGCGCCCTGGCCATCCACTTCGTGCAGCGCGGCGGCGGGCTGCTGCTGGAGAAGCCCCGGGAGCCGGGCGACAAGAGCAAGGTGCGCCGGCCCGGCGAGGCGCTGCACGACTACATCAACGTCGTGGGGAAGAACCTGGCGGCGCAGTCGCAGCGGCCCACACTGGAGTGGACGTTCGGCGTGCTCGGCGACACGAAGCAGTTCAATGCCGTCTCCGCGCCCGGGGGTTACGTCTTCATCTCTCGGAAGGTGATTGAGACGGTGGAGAACGAGGGACAGCTCGCCGGCGTGCTGGCGCACGAGATTTCCCATGTGGTGCTCAAGCACGCCATCCGCCAGTACAACGAGGTGAAGGTGAAGACATGCAAGGCGGTTGCCGTGGGCGAGGCTTTCCTGTCGCCGGGCGCGGTGGCCGCCCTGTCCGCGGGCAAGCAGGGTGACGGCACGCTGGACCTGGACAAGGAGCCCAGCTTGCTGGGCAACCTCGCGGAGAAGACCGTCGACACCTTCGACAACGGCAACCCGCCGGAGCTGGAGGACGAGGCGGACCGGATGGCCGCCCGGCTGATGCTGTCCGCAGGCTATGACCCGGATGACTACCGCCGGCT
Proteins encoded:
- a CDS encoding SH3 domain-containing protein, whose translation is MGMRTRATLTAAVLALGLPGVAAAVKPGESLYVKAKNTRVMESPSPTVNVVVILQPGEQVTWEGGDAKNKQWHRVTAPGGKKGFVFQTNLSTTAPSMELVTDKGGKQRVDPKKFVASGAAVKALSPGAEKYGNGKEGDYAKAVADIKALEDLAKKLTTQDISRHVAEVGLFPVVGPSDKVAKSTPTKAPASGKKGNK
- a CDS encoding M48 family metalloprotease, with the protein product MGLRLTVLAALGVGVLAAPCGGFNANNLTKGANVLGKAGDTAEKMGDCKKLDVDPSVSEEYALGGALAIHFVQRGGGLLLEKPREPGDKSKVRRPGEALHDYINVVGKNLAAQSQRPTLEWTFGVLGDTKQFNAVSAPGGYVFISRKVIETVENEGQLAGVLAHEISHVVLKHAIRQYNEVKVKTCKAVAVGEAFLSPGAVAALSAGKQGDGTLDLDKEPSLLGNLAEKTVDTFDNGNPPELEDEADRMAARLMLSAGYDPDDYRRLIAKTTEETRLANHPKKAERVKKLVAYIKTLKDNEGEFQELTTEGLHSPPLKTSALAALRGSTATGVAKDGVK